The Glycine soja cultivar W05 chromosome 8, ASM419377v2, whole genome shotgun sequence genome has a window encoding:
- the LOC114422289 gene encoding coatomer subunit zeta-1-like, with protein sequence MASQGLCPSIKNILLLDSEGKRVAVKYYSDDWPTNNAKLAFEKFVFTKTVKTNARTEAEVTLLENNIIIYKFVQDLHFFVTGGEDENELILASVLQGFFDAVTLLLRSNVDKREALENLDLILLCLDEIVDGGMILETNGPLIAEKVTSHSLDADAPLSEQTLTQAWATAREHLTRTLLK encoded by the exons ATGGCATCTCAA GGTTTGTGTCCTTcgataaaaaatattcttcttttgGACTCTGAAGGGAAGCGTGTGGCAGTCAAGTATTACTCAGATGACTGGCCAACAAACAATGCAAAGTTAGCTTTTGAGAAGTTTGTATTTACTAAGACTGTTAAGACAAATGCTCGTACGGAAG CTGAGGTAACACTACTTGAGAACAATAtcattatttacaaatttgtaCAAGACCTGCATTTCTTTGTCACTGGTGGTGAAGATGAAAATGAGCTCATTCTAGCATCAGTTCTTCAAGGTTTCTTTGATGCAGTCACCCTTCTGTTGAG GAGTAATGTTGACAAAAGAGAGGCACTTGAGAACTTAGATCTCATTCTCCTGTGTCTTGACGAGATTGTTGATGGAGG gATGATACTTGAAACAAATGGACCTCTTATTGCCGAAAAGGTGACCTCTCATAGCTTGGATGCTGATGCCCCCTTGTCAGAGCAG ACACTAACTCAAGCTTGGGCTACAGCCAGAGAACATTTGACAAGAACCCTTTTAAAATGA
- the LOC114422290 gene encoding pumilio homolog 24-like isoform X1, translating into MVRSLHCRCLFAPFSRVSRRATSHVKLVTKALQKMKGKIPEIVGSHILSRVLQTCVKHCSQAERDAVFEELWPHFLTLAYNAYPVHSVKKMLNNTSQKQLAGFISTLRGHVAPLLRHMVGLVFI; encoded by the exons ATGGTCAGGTCCCTCCATTGCCGGTGCCTCTTCGCACCTTTCTCTCGAGTGTCAAGACGAGCCACGAGCCACGTTAA GCTAGTGACTAAAGCTTTGCAAAAGATGAAGGGAAAGATTCCAGAGATTGTGGGCTCTCACATCTTATCTCGGGTTCTTCAG ACTTGTGTCAAGCATTGTTCACAAGCTGAAAGAGATGCAGTATTTGAAGAGCTTTGGCCACATTTTCTAACTCTAGCATACAACGCTTATCCTGTTCACTCAGTGAAGAAGATGCTCAACAACA CTTCCCAGAAACAACTAGCAGGCTTTATCTCCACTCTCCGTGGTCATGTTGCTCCCCTTCTTCGCCATATGGTTGGGTTGGTTTTTATTTAG
- the LOC114422290 gene encoding uncharacterized protein LOC114422290 isoform X2: protein MADREPKPKDSPSEKDVKSPNIFERAKEEIEAVFHHDKSPHHHKETHGTSDDIDEGTSPDEIKAPGVFERVKEEIEAVAEAIHPKKESESDTRDVSPK from the exons ATGGCGGATAGGGAACCAAAGCCTAAAGACTCGCCTTCAG AAAAAGATGTGAAAAGTCCAAACATTTTTGAGCGAGCTAAGGAGGAGATTGAGGCAGTGTTTCATCATGACAAATCGCCTCACCATCACAAAGAAACTCATGGGACAAGTGATGACATTGACGAGGGAACTTCACCTGATGAAATAAAAGCGCCTGGTGTGTTTGAACGGGTGAAGGAGGAGATTGAAGCTGTTGCTGAGGCCATTCATCCCAAGAAAGAATCTGAATCCGACACTCGTGATGTGTCACCAAAGTGA